In one Bryobacteraceae bacterium genomic region, the following are encoded:
- a CDS encoding DUF3341 domain-containing protein: MTRRVMVGIFAGEQQVMQATRAVRKRGLRILDVYAPYAVHGLDEAMGLPPSRLPWVCFALGLSGAALKVWFEYWTTSVDWPVNVGGKPWDSLPAFVPITFEVMVLFAGLSTVSAFFLVSRLYPGRKAVIADQGTTNDRFALVIEEADAAFDPQTIKRLLETYGAVEVFERAEETAL, translated from the coding sequence ATGACGCGCAGGGTCATGGTCGGCATTTTCGCGGGTGAGCAACAGGTCATGCAGGCGACCAGGGCTGTCCGGAAACGGGGGCTGCGGATACTGGACGTGTATGCTCCTTACGCCGTCCACGGCTTGGACGAGGCCATGGGGCTACCGCCGTCGCGGCTGCCTTGGGTCTGCTTCGCGCTTGGCCTCTCGGGTGCCGCGCTCAAGGTCTGGTTCGAATACTGGACGACGTCCGTCGACTGGCCCGTAAATGTGGGCGGCAAACCCTGGGACTCACTCCCGGCGTTCGTCCCCATCACGTTCGAGGTCATGGTCCTGTTCGCCGGCTTAAGCACGGTCTCCGCCTTCTTCCTGGTCAGCCGGTTGTATCCCGGTAGGAAAGCCGTGATCGCCGATCAGGGCACCACAAACGACCGCTTCGCCCTGGTCATAGAGGAAGCCGACGCGGCGTTCGACCCCCAGACGATCAAACGCCTGCTGGAGACGTACGGAGCCGTCGAGGTCTTCGAACGGGCCGAGGAGACTGCCTTATGA
- a CDS encoding MFS transporter, whose protein sequence is MPHVHGAPRKGLIGATAGFFVGFAAVALFGSTAAAFRAAMGLSPFQVGILIAMPSLSGALLRIPFSAWVDTSGGRKPFLTLLALSSIGMAGLLALLASFYPSRMSESLYPVVLLLALLSGCGIATFSVGAGQVAYWYPKAGQGLALALFAGVGNLAPGLFSMLIPIALQSLGLTWSYAFWLGLLLAGLAYYWVAGSNAWYFQLRQAGMGDAESRQQAQALGQELFPKGDLKDSLRSSARTWRTWALVLMYFTTFGGFIALTAWFPTYWTQFFGLTPIYAGLLTALFSLLTSSIRIAGGILSDRLREGGENTAVLGLLIMMAGALVMVNADQYELAIPGCVLLGSGMGICNAAVFKLVPQAVPQAIGGAVGWVGGLGALGGFLIPPAMGFAVSDLGSRGYAIGFIVFIYLCLASMTTAWILKYVDGKPAPELVRLDSQPLTGRRDQPAS, encoded by the coding sequence ATGCCGCATGTACATGGCGCGCCACGAAAAGGACTGATCGGAGCCACCGCAGGCTTCTTTGTGGGTTTTGCCGCTGTGGCCTTGTTCGGCTCCACGGCCGCGGCGTTCCGGGCAGCGATGGGGCTCAGCCCATTCCAGGTCGGGATTCTCATAGCCATGCCGTCCCTCTCCGGTGCTCTCCTCCGAATCCCGTTCTCGGCTTGGGTGGACACATCGGGAGGGCGCAAACCTTTTCTTACACTTCTGGCACTTTCGAGTATTGGCATGGCGGGATTGTTAGCGCTATTGGCCTCGTTCTACCCATCTCGTATGAGCGAGAGCTTGTATCCGGTAGTCCTATTGCTTGCGTTATTGAGCGGTTGCGGCATTGCAACGTTCTCCGTCGGCGCCGGGCAGGTCGCTTACTGGTACCCCAAGGCCGGCCAGGGGTTGGCTCTGGCTCTGTTCGCGGGCGTTGGAAATCTTGCACCGGGGCTCTTCTCCATGCTGATCCCCATCGCCTTGCAGTCACTCGGCCTTACGTGGTCCTATGCCTTTTGGTTGGGGCTGCTGCTGGCTGGGCTTGCTTACTACTGGGTGGCCGGGTCCAACGCCTGGTACTTCCAGTTGCGTCAGGCGGGCATGGGCGACGCCGAATCCCGCCAGCAGGCACAAGCATTGGGGCAAGAGCTCTTTCCAAAGGGGGATCTGAAGGATAGCCTTCGTTCCTCCGCGCGCACATGGCGAACTTGGGCGCTGGTTCTCATGTACTTCACCACGTTCGGTGGCTTTATCGCGTTGACGGCGTGGTTCCCTACGTACTGGACTCAGTTTTTTGGACTCACCCCCATTTACGCTGGGCTGCTGACCGCTTTGTTCTCGCTGTTGACTTCCTCGATCCGCATCGCCGGCGGCATTCTTTCGGACCGGTTGCGCGAAGGCGGAGAGAACACGGCCGTTCTGGGGCTTCTCATCATGATGGCCGGCGCTCTGGTGATGGTGAACGCTGACCAGTATGAACTGGCAATTCCCGGCTGCGTACTACTCGGTTCCGGCATGGGAATCTGCAACGCGGCGGTCTTCAAGCTGGTTCCTCAAGCGGTTCCTCAAGCGATTGGCGGAGCGGTCGGCTGGGTAGGCGGTCTCGGCGCACTGGGTGGATTCCTGATCCCGCCGGCTATGGGGTTCGCCGTCAGCGACCTCGGCAGCCGCGGCTATGCGATCGGCTTTATCGTATTCATCTATCTCTGCCTTGCTTCGATGACCACGGCTTGGATTCTCAAGTACGTCGACGGCAAGCCGGCCCCCGAGCTCGTCCGCCTCGATAGCCAGCCCCTCACGGGAAGGAGGGACCAACCTGCGTCATGA
- a CDS encoding c-type cytochrome translates to MRLNGFLLAAFLASIAANLLVRPAATGPNFEFIPEMVRTSAYKAYSSHPDLPGGRTLQLPPAGTLPRGRRDIGFGPGEAEALRAGATLPNPISTEDLDAAARGGEMFRIYCSPCHGASGRGDGAVAMRGFPAPPPLNSEKALAMKDGQIFHLIAFGQKNMPGYAAQIDPVDRWKAVLYVRTLQRRLQVPPPAPAAAVTTSEVRP, encoded by the coding sequence ATGAGGCTCAACGGGTTTCTGCTTGCCGCATTCCTCGCCTCGATTGCGGCGAACCTGCTCGTCCGTCCCGCCGCTACAGGACCGAACTTCGAGTTCATACCGGAAATGGTGCGCACCAGCGCCTACAAAGCCTACTCAAGCCACCCTGACCTTCCAGGTGGGAGGACGCTGCAACTCCCTCCGGCCGGCACACTCCCAAGAGGCCGCCGGGATATCGGCTTTGGGCCGGGCGAGGCCGAGGCGCTGCGGGCCGGGGCCACCCTGCCGAATCCCATCTCCACCGAGGATCTGGACGCTGCCGCCCGCGGCGGAGAGATGTTCCGGATCTATTGCTCCCCCTGCCACGGCGCCTCTGGACGTGGTGACGGGGCCGTGGCCATGCGCGGCTTTCCTGCGCCCCCGCCCCTGAACAGCGAAAAAGCTCTCGCGATGAAGGACGGCCAAATCTTCCACCTCATCGCCTTCGGCCAGAAAAACATGCCGGGCTATGCGGCACAGATCGACCCCGTGGACAGGTGGAAGGCGGTGCTCTACGTGCGAACGCTGCAACGGCGGTTGCAAGTTCCTCCGCCTGCCCCGGCGGCAGCCGTCACGACGAGTGAGGTCAGACCATGA
- a CDS encoding Fe-S-cluster-containing hydrogenase, which yields MIDPHPFRWRSLDEYAAQPDSKRHGEAEFDDTPLRHPDSPGRRDFLRVTGFVVAAEAISGCSRAPVRTASPLPSQPEGYWPGRSDQYATICAGCASACGVLAKVRDGRPVKLEGNPDHPLSRGGLCAVGQASILSLYDGLRLRQPLILGKPSSWEETDKAIAASLDSIRRQKGAIRILTGTLTSPALLERIRVFAASFDNARHVVFDPLSVSALLDAHEAVFGTRVLPRMRFDKAPVVAAFDADFLGSWISPVEFARGYREARLENGAPSRHAWHAHFESRMSVTGARADERIRLAPGQIAPALEALASRLAARAGARFPAARGQSSGLPERQLDELAERLWNARGKSLVVCGLASLKAQKLCAYSNHLLGNYGTALDLDRPSLQRQGSDKAMSGLLQEIAAGQVAALFVHGLNPAADLPLDKQALEALRRIPLFVSLSAQMDETAQMARFVCPDADPLESWGDAEPVAGVVSIQQPVFQQMGKSRPAIESFAAWNGQPTAAHDLVRAHWGDSIHPRHTGGLSFDEFWRTSLQAGAVEVNPRSRARMAFRGEEVDSLDLATHGEGMTAVLYAKAALPDGRHAFNPWLLELPDPVTKATWDNYACLSPAKAAALSVADGDLVRLTADGHAIELPVLVQPGQHDDTVAIALGYGRRISQRFARVGPQWLYARPSVGTDGLVGANASCLLQWSPEALSYRRSVQLEKTGRKRELAITQTHHSLAVPPNLDPGGPPRPIVQEVSLDALSTPSSHQGEPHPELWPRDHQYTGHRWAMAIDLDACTGCSACVVSCQIENNVPVSGRDEVVRNREMYWLRIDRYYSGSPENPRVAHQPMMCQHCEHAPCETVCPVLATVHSSEGLNQQVYNRCVGTRYCANNCPYKVRRFNWFEYPREDRLVNLLLNPDVTVRSRGVMEKCSFCVQRIQEAKIEAKRLGKPLDEGDVEPACQQSCPAQAIVFGDMNDSKSQVSQWAAHPRGYRVLEEINVRPSVYYLKVIRRDGQATEGGHHG from the coding sequence ATGATTGATCCGCATCCATTCCGTTGGCGCAGTCTCGATGAGTACGCTGCCCAGCCCGATTCCAAACGGCACGGAGAGGCTGAATTCGACGACACCCCGCTCCGGCATCCTGACTCACCTGGCCGGCGGGATTTCCTCCGCGTCACCGGCTTCGTGGTGGCCGCCGAAGCCATCAGCGGATGCAGCCGCGCGCCGGTGCGTACCGCGTCACCCTTGCCTTCACAGCCGGAGGGCTATTGGCCAGGCCGTTCAGACCAATACGCGACAATCTGTGCCGGTTGTGCATCCGCCTGCGGCGTGTTGGCCAAGGTTCGCGACGGCCGTCCTGTAAAGTTGGAGGGCAATCCGGATCACCCCCTCTCGCGCGGCGGGTTGTGTGCGGTCGGCCAAGCCTCCATTCTGAGCCTTTACGACGGCCTCCGGCTGAGGCAACCACTGATTTTGGGCAAGCCGTCGTCGTGGGAAGAGACCGACAAGGCGATCGCCGCCTCTCTCGACTCCATCCGGCGGCAAAAGGGCGCGATCAGGATTCTCACAGGGACACTGACCAGCCCGGCACTGCTGGAACGGATCCGCGTATTCGCGGCGAGCTTCGACAACGCACGGCACGTAGTCTTTGACCCGCTCTCGGTTTCCGCACTGCTGGACGCGCATGAAGCCGTATTCGGAACCCGCGTCTTACCCCGGATGCGGTTCGACAAAGCCCCCGTGGTGGCCGCCTTCGATGCCGATTTCCTCGGTTCATGGATCTCTCCGGTTGAGTTCGCCCGCGGCTACCGGGAGGCGAGGCTGGAAAACGGCGCACCCTCCCGACATGCCTGGCACGCACATTTTGAGTCCCGCATGTCTGTGACGGGGGCCAGGGCGGATGAACGCATCCGGCTCGCTCCCGGCCAGATCGCCCCGGCGCTGGAGGCGCTGGCCTCACGTCTGGCGGCGCGGGCCGGCGCGCGGTTCCCGGCTGCGCGCGGCCAATCCAGCGGGCTTCCTGAACGTCAACTTGACGAGCTTGCCGAGCGCCTTTGGAACGCCCGTGGAAAAAGCCTCGTCGTTTGCGGCCTTGCCAGCCTCAAAGCGCAAAAGCTTTGCGCCTACTCCAACCACCTGCTCGGCAACTACGGAACGGCGCTTGATCTGGACCGCCCTTCCCTGCAGCGCCAAGGCAGCGACAAGGCCATGTCCGGGTTGCTCCAGGAGATTGCGGCCGGCCAGGTGGCCGCGCTTTTCGTACATGGCCTCAATCCCGCCGCGGATCTCCCGCTCGACAAGCAGGCGCTGGAGGCGCTGCGGCGCATCCCGTTGTTCGTGAGCTTGAGCGCTCAAATGGATGAGACGGCGCAGATGGCGCGATTCGTCTGCCCTGACGCCGACCCCCTCGAGTCCTGGGGCGATGCAGAGCCGGTGGCTGGAGTGGTCAGCATCCAACAGCCGGTCTTCCAGCAGATGGGCAAGAGCCGTCCGGCCATCGAGAGTTTCGCCGCCTGGAACGGCCAGCCCACGGCCGCGCACGACCTGGTTCGTGCTCATTGGGGGGACTCGATTCATCCGCGCCACACTGGCGGCCTTTCATTCGATGAATTCTGGCGAACTTCGCTCCAGGCCGGCGCCGTCGAAGTGAACCCGCGGAGCCGTGCCCGCATGGCGTTCCGCGGTGAAGAAGTGGACTCCCTCGATCTGGCCACTCACGGCGAGGGCATGACCGCCGTGCTGTATGCCAAGGCCGCCCTTCCCGACGGCCGGCACGCCTTCAACCCATGGCTGTTGGAGCTGCCCGATCCGGTCACCAAAGCCACCTGGGACAACTACGCATGCCTGTCTCCGGCCAAGGCCGCCGCGCTCAGCGTCGCCGACGGAGACCTGGTCCGGCTCACCGCGGATGGGCATGCCATCGAACTGCCGGTCCTGGTTCAGCCTGGCCAGCACGACGACACCGTGGCCATCGCGCTTGGCTATGGCCGCAGGATTTCGCAACGCTTCGCGCGCGTGGGTCCGCAGTGGCTGTACGCCAGGCCTTCCGTGGGCACGGACGGATTGGTCGGCGCCAACGCATCGTGCCTCCTGCAGTGGTCGCCGGAGGCGCTTTCCTACCGGCGAAGTGTCCAGCTTGAGAAAACCGGACGGAAGCGGGAACTGGCGATCACTCAGACGCACCATTCACTCGCGGTTCCCCCGAATCTTGACCCGGGCGGCCCACCGCGGCCCATTGTTCAGGAAGTCAGTCTGGATGCTCTGTCCACTCCCTCGTCGCACCAGGGAGAACCCCATCCCGAACTCTGGCCCAGGGACCATCAGTATACGGGCCACCGCTGGGCCATGGCCATCGATCTGGACGCCTGCACGGGGTGCTCAGCCTGCGTCGTCTCCTGTCAGATCGAGAACAATGTCCCTGTCTCCGGCCGCGACGAGGTCGTCCGCAACAGGGAGATGTATTGGCTGCGCATCGACCGCTACTACAGCGGATCGCCGGAGAATCCCCGCGTCGCGCATCAACCCATGATGTGCCAGCACTGCGAACACGCACCGTGCGAAACCGTCTGTCCGGTCCTGGCCACCGTGCACAGCTCCGAGGGGCTGAACCAGCAGGTGTACAACCGCTGCGTCGGCACACGTTACTGCGCCAACAACTGCCCCTACAAGGTGCGGCGGTTCAATTGGTTCGAGTATCCGCGTGAGGATCGCCTCGTCAACCTCCTCCTGAACCCCGACGTTACCGTCCGCTCGCGCGGCGTCATGGAGAAGTGCAGCTTCTGTGTGCAGCGAATCCAGGAGGCCAAGATCGAGGCCAAGCGCCTCGGAAAGCCCCTTGACGAAGGGGACGTGGAGCCGGCCTGCCAGCAATCCTGCCCGGCCCAGGCCATCGTCTTCGGGGATATGAACGACTCCAAGAGCCAGGTGTCCCAGTGGGCCGCCCATCCCAGGGGATACCGAGTACTCGAGGAAATTAATGTCCGCCCATCCGTCTATTACTTAAAGGTCATCCGGCGCGATGGGCAGGCAACTGAAGGGGGTCACCATGGCTGA
- the nrfD gene encoding NrfD/PsrC family molybdoenzyme membrane anchor subunit: protein MAEAGTVRLPLIQGGKSLAQVTLDVLAPMERRPGLLWWVAFATALGLLALGAAAVSYQVATGIGTWGLNNTVGWAFDITNFVFWIGIGHAGTLISAILFLFRQRWRTSVNRSAEAMTLFAVMCAGIFPLIHMGRPWMGFWVFPYPNDRGPLWMNFRSPLAWDAFAISTYFIISATFWYIGLIPDLATIRDRSRPGPRRAVFSLLSLGWDGSYRTWQRYETVYTLLAGLATPLVVSVHTIVSWDFATSVIPGWHATIFPPYFVAGAIFSGMAMVLTLMIIARKAMNLEHYITHRHVDVMCKLILLTSGIVALAYGTEFFTAQYSGNSYEQFVFLNRAMGPMAWSYWTMVSCNVLAPQFLWFKRVRSSLPAVFVITIFINIGMWFERFVIIVTSLHRDYLPSSWASYTPSPIEVATLLGSFGLFFTLFLLFCRLLPVIAIAEVKGVLQHGQASGGGQPRHEEGGRQE from the coding sequence ATGGCTGAAGCGGGAACCGTCCGTCTACCCCTCATCCAGGGCGGTAAATCGCTGGCCCAGGTGACCCTCGACGTCCTGGCGCCCATGGAGCGACGGCCAGGCCTGCTGTGGTGGGTTGCGTTTGCCACCGCGCTGGGGCTCCTCGCCTTGGGCGCCGCCGCCGTCAGCTACCAAGTCGCCACCGGCATTGGAACCTGGGGCCTGAACAACACCGTCGGATGGGCCTTCGACATCACCAACTTCGTATTCTGGATCGGTATCGGCCACGCGGGCACACTCATTTCCGCGATCCTCTTCCTGTTCCGCCAGCGCTGGAGGACCTCCGTCAACCGTTCGGCGGAAGCCATGACGCTATTCGCCGTCATGTGCGCCGGCATTTTTCCTCTGATTCACATGGGCCGGCCCTGGATGGGCTTCTGGGTCTTCCCCTACCCCAACGACCGTGGGCCGCTCTGGATGAACTTCCGCTCTCCCCTGGCTTGGGACGCATTCGCTATCTCCACTTACTTCATCATCTCGGCGACCTTTTGGTACATCGGACTTATCCCCGACCTGGCTACCATACGTGACCGCAGCCGCCCAGGGCCGCGGCGCGCCGTCTTCTCCCTGCTCAGCCTAGGCTGGGACGGCAGCTACCGCACTTGGCAGCGCTACGAAACCGTCTACACGCTCCTCGCCGGGTTGGCTACGCCCCTCGTGGTTTCCGTGCACACCATCGTCAGTTGGGACTTCGCCACCTCCGTCATCCCTGGCTGGCATGCGACCATCTTTCCACCTTACTTTGTCGCCGGCGCCATCTTCTCGGGCATGGCCATGGTGCTGACGCTGATGATCATCGCCAGAAAAGCGATGAACCTGGAGCACTACATCACTCACAGGCACGTGGACGTGATGTGCAAACTCATCCTGCTCACGAGCGGAATCGTTGCCCTCGCCTATGGGACCGAGTTCTTCACGGCCCAATACTCGGGAAATTCATACGAACAGTTCGTCTTTCTAAACAGGGCGATGGGGCCCATGGCATGGTCCTACTGGACCATGGTCTCCTGCAATGTGCTGGCTCCTCAATTCCTCTGGTTCAAACGCGTGCGCTCTTCGCTCCCTGCTGTGTTCGTGATCACTATCTTTATCAACATTGGCATGTGGTTTGAGCGCTTCGTCATCATCGTCACAAGCCTGCACCGCGACTACCTGCCGTCCAGTTGGGCCAGTTACACGCCCAGCCCGATTGAAGTGGCGACACTACTCGGGAGCTTCGGGCTGTTCTTCACACTCTTCCTTCTTTTTTGCCGCCTTCTTCCGGTGATCGCCATCGCCGAAGTGAAGGGTGTTCTTCAGCATGGTCAAGCCTCCGGCGGCGGACAACCACGCCACGAGGAAGGGGGACGCCAGGAATGA
- the narJ gene encoding nitrate reductase molybdenum cofactor assembly chaperone yields MTEGQNLPWCLLLAPLFEYPDAAYGERVRFAVAGCPPAARNQLTRFLAEVASLPLASIEESFIQAFDLNPDCALDIGWHLFGEDYARGEFMIKLKKEHRRYGIDERAELPDHLPAVLRLLGALPEAEAAPLAKQFIVPALSKIRSQFKEEAQPFACLLDALAACLVNAGYSPAAEEVLHE; encoded by the coding sequence ATGACCGAGGGTCAGAATCTTCCATGGTGCCTCCTTCTGGCGCCACTGTTTGAATATCCGGACGCCGCCTATGGCGAGCGTGTCCGGTTCGCGGTTGCGGGTTGCCCCCCGGCGGCCCGTAACCAGTTGACCCGCTTTCTGGCCGAGGTCGCCAGCCTCCCCCTCGCCTCCATCGAGGAGTCCTTCATCCAGGCATTTGACCTCAATCCCGATTGCGCCCTCGACATCGGCTGGCATTTGTTTGGTGAAGATTACGCGCGCGGCGAGTTCATGATCAAGTTAAAGAAGGAACACCGGCGCTACGGAATCGATGAACGCGCCGAACTGCCAGACCACCTGCCGGCCGTGTTGCGGCTCCTCGGGGCGCTGCCCGAGGCCGAGGCTGCCCCCCTAGCCAAGCAGTTCATTGTGCCCGCGCTCTCGAAGATCCGCTCTCAATTTAAGGAAGAGGCGCAACCGTTCGCTTGCCTACTGGACGCCCTGGCCGCCTGCCTGGTGAACGCCGGCTATTCGCCCGCCGCGGAGGAGGTTCTCCATGAATAG
- a CDS encoding cytochrome c3 family protein — protein sequence MTHRIVTIILLIGLAFSAHLFSSRLGSARLPGNQQGYEPAQPIAYSHRLHAGELKIDCLYCHSGAVRSRHAGIPAGNVCLNCHTQVRASFGAVRQEDELAAKENRKPGLVTSAALSRLYQAMGLDPEAEIQPQRIRAGVSWTRVHNLPDFVYFDHRAHVTAGVACQVCHGPVETMERMRQFSTLSMGWCVNCHRDANRKGIQGRTVNASIDCATCHY from the coding sequence ATGACCCACCGCATTGTGACCATCATCCTCTTGATCGGCCTGGCGTTTAGCGCGCACCTGTTTTCCTCCAGGCTGGGGTCGGCCCGGCTTCCAGGCAACCAGCAGGGCTACGAACCGGCGCAGCCAATCGCCTACTCGCACCGCCTCCACGCTGGTGAACTGAAGATCGATTGCCTCTATTGCCACTCCGGCGCCGTGCGCAGCCGGCACGCGGGAATCCCTGCCGGCAACGTCTGTTTGAATTGCCACACCCAGGTCAGGGCTTCCTTCGGCGCGGTCCGCCAGGAGGATGAGTTGGCGGCAAAGGAGAACCGGAAGCCGGGGCTAGTGACGTCAGCCGCGTTGTCCCGGCTGTATCAGGCCATGGGGCTCGATCCCGAGGCCGAAATCCAACCCCAAAGGATTAGAGCCGGCGTCTCTTGGACGCGGGTCCACAACCTGCCCGACTTTGTGTACTTCGACCACCGTGCGCACGTCACGGCGGGCGTTGCGTGCCAGGTCTGCCATGGACCCGTCGAAACCATGGAACGGATGCGCCAGTTCTCCACTCTCAGCATGGGCTGGTGTGTGAACTGCCATCGCGATGCAAACCGGAAAGGAATTCAGGGCCGGACGGTGAACGCCTCCATCGACTGCGCCACCTGCCATTACTGA
- the narI gene encoding respiratory nitrate reductase subunit gamma yields the protein MNSASTYLDHFFFLALPYVAFFTFFFVTIERYRNRKFTYSSLSSQFLENQQHFWGLVPFHYGILVVITGHIVAFLVPREVLWWNSKPLRLYILESTALVFAILAAVGLVAAIIRRVSVSKLRRVTSPVDWLLFAMLLLQILLGIEVAVRYPWGSSWFATSLTPYLWSVAWLSPDLSYVSPLPWHVKFHIINAYLLILLFPFTRLVHILVIPNPYLWRKPQVVRWYRPPMGV from the coding sequence ATGAATAGCGCTAGCACCTACCTCGATCACTTCTTTTTCCTGGCGTTGCCCTACGTCGCTTTCTTCACTTTCTTTTTCGTTACCATCGAGCGGTACCGTAACCGGAAATTTACTTACTCCAGCCTCTCCTCCCAGTTCCTGGAAAACCAGCAACACTTTTGGGGGCTTGTTCCCTTTCACTATGGGATCCTCGTCGTGATCACGGGACATATCGTGGCCTTCCTTGTCCCCCGCGAAGTTCTTTGGTGGAACAGCAAGCCGCTCCGGCTGTACATTTTGGAAAGCACGGCGTTGGTTTTCGCCATTCTGGCCGCCGTCGGACTTGTCGCCGCCATTATTCGGCGCGTCAGTGTGTCGAAGTTGCGCCGCGTAACCAGTCCCGTCGATTGGCTGCTCTTTGCGATGCTGCTGCTGCAGATCCTCTTGGGTATCGAGGTTGCAGTTCGCTACCCTTGGGGCTCATCCTGGTTTGCCACGTCACTTACTCCCTACCTCTGGTCGGTGGCTTGGCTCAGCCCCGACTTGTCATACGTCAGCCCGCTTCCCTGGCACGTGAAGTTTCACATTATCAACGCTTACCTGCTGATCCTGTTGTTCCCGTTCACCCGGCTTGTCCATATCCTGGTGATTCCTAACCCCTATTTGTGGCGGAAACCGCAAGTCGTCCGTTGGTACCGGCCACCGATGGGAGTGTGA